A region from the Plasmodium berghei ANKA genome assembly, chromosome: 9 genome encodes:
- a CDS encoding DNA-directed RNA polymerase I subunit RPA2, putative — protein MAVMTPNNHKTNEASEKEMDRYKMDSRKSLISKNRNNEDNNKKTRINLDITDEEIKLHVKIIESLYPNIKLKIDKVINGTYNIFTKFLVQSHIDDFNSFINVYIKNMPETLPVIEYSPNLNKYSCLNYERKPKERIKLYVSDIIIKSPIIKSDNGNTRPNYPYLCKLACSTYEGEVLMVINKQYKNEIVRTTVSTGFIPIMVLSDLCNLKNLNKKELVQKGEDESLLGGFFIISGHLKIIRYVICPKYNSILLNEENKVHINCLLSDNSVFINSLAYLKNYEYEFLSRFQGSFIHIPFNVLILCLSPIKKKSYIYNKIKLGIKNENAIKYIENYINSIFLKNNINEKEIFEKYNLKYIGKYANVSRTIFRYYEGNNHKKGKSVINYCVLPHLQTNSEKFETICLMFKQLVLSKFKLITTVNKDSLEYHSVTTCSSLLSNILKERILSCFYRMQMLYSRSLHKFLEKKYEVFKLNVKQIYLRYKEMILHELSEDHFNQILLNNNADKLENNEELTSENDHMNSKMDSTKNLRLMFMNEKEKLFASADGYLREMFSDARVFIENSRTFGAASFSISYLFKTGNIASDYIHYQQKSGWVILADEINNLRLLTNFRSIHRGSFFQDVKVLSPRKLLGESWGFICPVHTPDGSPCGLLNHLSQYCCIYNVASNESHKFNIKMYLKKIGININLDETSGIHTIYENQTIPIIVDSVPITYISETEFKRTVYKLKYAKNHNLYNLKSHFEILAYLNEQSMMDSIIINTCTGRIIRPILNLKMKCIEFISPGYQPYVSIAVNYDDILKNNLARKILKKKENIVNLNMNNTKNTKKMTLKEQYHFYTNKKHNIEKEAKNYNESEIVRKENKKASKSKNKVLNILENKKQYQFNEDEYISSSDYETSSESDKYSDDNMSSTTYIDSDENLNIDIYEQIPQKFEYMELKQTSFLSFLASLTPFSDHNQSPRNIYQCQMLKQTMGIQSLNMFYTFTNKIYRIITPQFPLVVTRDYEFYGVDNFPSGTNAVVAILAYTGYDMEDALIINKASSDRGMFRTHIYKTEVIDLYKKTNSPDFVLGNNIRYNANSLSSKNNIREHKGKFLNKDGLPCINQKILENNPLYSYINKKNELTTYEIFKTHGDYYVDCVSNSQNNQIAIIRLRTTRPPLVGDKFASRHGQKGVISRLFPHEDMPFSESGIVPDVIFNPHGIPSRMTIGMLIESICGKAASIYGKRIDATPFRKYTKQKSFNNPWIDGCGVKGFLNKLDENADEKKTTIKGSTGNSDTTEISYDEKIDFFAKLLLNKGYDYYGTELLYSGIYGVPLQAHIFFGVIYYQRLRHMAYDKAQVRRTGPVCHLTHQPLKGKKKHGGIRLGEMERDGLISHGCSFIINERFLMNSDGHECFVCPKCGLILSPILQYNCSGKLIKGRSIGGHSKMAVCKSCNVSCKIVYVPYVLRYLLNELVCLNITIRLNVQSIESIFGMK, from the exons ATGGCGGTGATGACACCGAATAATcataaaacaaatgaaGCAAGTGAAAAAGAAATGGACCGTTATAAAATGGATAGTAGAAAAAGTTTAATTAGCAAAAATCGAAATAAtgaagataataataaaaaaacaaggataaatttagatattactgatgaagaaataaaattacatgtaaaaattatagaatCCTTATAcccaaatataaaattaaaaattgaCAAAGTAATTAATGGGacttataatatattcacaAAATTTTTAGTTCAATCTCATATTGATgattttaattcatttataaatgtgtatataaaaaatatgcctGAAACATTACCAGTTATTGAATATTCTCCTAATCTAAATAAATACTCTTGTTTAAATTATGAGAGAAAACCAAAAGAAcgtataaaattatatgtaagtgatataataataaaaagccCAATTATAAAAAGTGATAACGGAAATACAAGACCTAATTACCCATATTTATGCAAATTAGCTTGTAGCACTTATGAAGGTGAAGTTTTAATggtaataaataaacaatataaaaatgaaattgtTCGAACTACTGTAAGTACAGGTTTTATACCTATTATGGTGTTATCAGATTTAtgtaatttaaaaaacttaaataaaaaagaattagTTCAAAAGGGGGAAGATGAAAGCTTATTAGGaggattttttattatttctggtcatttaaaaataataagataTGTGATATGcccaaaatataattcaatATTGCTAAACgaagaaaataaagttCATATAAATTGTTTACTAAGTGACAATAGcgtttttattaattctttagcttatttaaaaaattatgaatatgaatttttatcaCGGTTTCAGGGTtcttttattcatataccATTCAATGTGTTAATTTTATGTCTGAGcccaataaaaaaaaaaagttatatatataacaaaattaaattgggtataaaaaatgaaaatgcaatcaaatatatagaaaattatataaattcgatttttttaaaaaataatattaatgaaaaagaaatattcgaaaaatataatttaaaatatataggaaAGTATGCAAATGTTTCAAGAACTATATTTAGATATTATGAAGGaaataatcataaaaaaggaaagtCTGTTATCAATTATTGTGTATTACCACATTTGCAAACTAATTCAGAAAAATTCGAAACGATTTGTTTAATGTTTAAACAATTAGTTCTAAgcaaatttaaattaattactACAGTAAATAAAGATTCTTTAGAATACCATTCTGTAACAACTTGCAGTAGtttattatcaaatattCTTAAAGAAAGAATTTTAAGTTGCTTTTATAGAATGCAAATGTTGTATAGCAGATCTCTTCATAAatttttggaaaaaaaatatgaagtGTTCAAGCTCAATgttaaacaaatatatctGCGTTACAAAGAAATGATATTGCATGAATTGAGTGAAGACCACTTTAATCAGATTTTGCTTAACAATAATGCGGATAAATTGGAAAACAATGAAGAATTAACCTCGGAAAATG ACCATATGAACAGCAAGATGGATTCCACGAAAAATCTCAGACTTATGTTTATGAACgaaaaggaaaaattatttgcaAGTGCCGATGGGTACTTGAGAGAAATGTTTAGTGATGCTCGGGtatttattgaaaattCCAGAACATTTGGAGCTGCATCTTTTTCTATATCATATCTTTTTAAAACGGGGAATATAGCATCTgattatatacattatcAACAAAAAAGTGGGTGGGTTATTTTAGCAGACGAAATTAATAACCTTAGATTGCTAACTAATTTTAGATCTATACATAGAGGTAGCTTTTTTCAAGACGTTAAGGTTTTATCGCCAAGAAAATTGTTAGGAGAATCTTGGGGTTTTATATGCCCTGTCCATACACCTGACGGTTCGCCATGTGGTTTATTAAATCACTTGTCTCAATATTGTTGTATTTATAATGTTGCTAGTAACGAATcacataaatttaatataaaaatgtatttaaaaaaaatcggaataaatattaactTAGATGAAACAAGTGGTATACATACTATTTATGAGAATCAAACTATTCCAATCATTGTTGATTCAGTCCctattacatatattagtGAGACTGAGTTTAAAAGAACAGTTTATAAACTgaaatatgcaaaaaatcataatttatacaatttaAAGTCACATTTTGAAATTCTTGCATACTTAAATGAGCAATCAATGATGGAtagtataataattaatacaTGCACAGGTAGAATTATAAGGCCTATATTAAATCTAAAAATGAAATGTATTGAATTTATTTCGCCTGGATATCAACCATATGTTTCTATAGCTGTAAATTatgatgatatattaaaaaataatttggctcgaaaaattttaaaaaaaaaagaaaatattgtaaatttaaatatgaacaatacaaaaaatacgaaaaaaatgacCCTCAAAGAacaatatcatttttatactaataaaaaacataacaTAGAAAAAGAGGCAAAAAATTACAATGAAAGTGAAATTGtaagaaaagaaaataaaaaagcctcaaaaagtaaaaataaagtacTAAATATActggaaaataaaaaacaatatcAATTTAATGAGGatgaatatattagtaGCTCTGATTATGAAACCAGTAGTGAATCTGATAAATATTCAGATGATAATATGTCATCAACAACTTATATCGATAGTGATGAAAACTTgaatatagatatatatgaacaaattcctcaaaaatttgaatatatggaattaaaacaaacatcctttttatcatttttagcTTCTTTAACACCATTTTCTGATCACAACCAAAGTCCTcgtaatatatatcaatgcCAAATGCTTAAGCAAACAATGGGGATACAAAgtttaaatatgttttatacctttactaataaaatttatagaATTATAACACCGCAATTCCCACTTGTTGTTACAAGAGATTATGAATTTTATGGAGTTGATAATTTTCCTAGTGGTACGAATGCGGTTGTTGCTATATTAGCATATACAGGATATGATATGGAAGATGCacttataattaataaagcTAGTTCAGATAGAGGGATGTTTAgaacacatatatataaaacgGAAGTAattgatttatataaaaaaacaaattctCCTGATTTTGTTCTAGGTAATAATATTAGATATAATGCTAATAGTTTGTCAtcgaaaaataatattcgTGAACATAAAggaaaatttttaaataaagatgGTTTACCATGTATAaaccaaaaaatattagaaaataatccattatattcatatataaataaaaaaaatgaattaactacttatgaaatttttaaaactcATGGTGATTATTATGTTGATTGTGTAAGTAATTCACAAAATAACCAAATTGCAATAATAAGATTAAGAACAACTAGACCACCTTTAGTAGGAGATAAATTTGCTTCAAGACATGGACAAAAAGGTGTTATCTCAAGATTATTCCCTCATGAAGATATGCCTTTTTCAGAAAGTGGAATAGTTCCAgatgttatttttaatccTCATGGTATACCATCACGTATGACAATCGGTATGCTTATTGAAAGTATTTGTGGTAAAGCTGCTTCTATATATGGAAAAAGAATTGATGCTACTCcttttagaaaatatactAAACAAAAAAGTTTCAATAACCCATGGATTGATGGCTGTGGAGTAAAGGGATTTCTGAACAAGCTAGATGAAAATGctgatgaaaaaaaaactactATAAAAGGTTCCACTGGAAATAGCGACACAACTGAGATTAGTTACgatgaaaaaattgattTTTTTGCAAAATTGCTACTAAATAAAGGATATGATTATTATGGAAcagaattattatatagtGGTATATATGGAGTCCCATTACAAgcacatatatttttcggagtaatttattatcaaaGATTAAGACATATGGCTTATGATAAAGCCCAAGTTAGACGGACAGGACCAGTATGTCATTTAACACACCAGCCTTTAAaaggtaaaaaaaaacatggTGGTATCAGATTAGGAGAAATGGAAAGAGATGGTTTAATATCGCATGGTTGtagttttataattaatgaAAGATTTTTAATGAATTCAGATGGGCATGAATGTTTTGTTTGCCCTAAATGTGGATTGATATTATCTCCAATTTTGCAATATAACTGTAGTGGCAAATTAATCAAAGGAAGGTCAATTGGAGGACATAGTAAAATGGCAGTTTGCAAATCTTGCAATGTTTCATGCAAGATTGTATATGTTCCTTATGTTTTGCGATATTTGTTGAATGAGTTAGTCTGcttaaatataacaatacGATTAAATGTACAATCTATAGAATCAATATTTGGCATGAAATAA
- a CDS encoding coatomer subunit delta, putative, whose translation MTVISAVISTKNKILVSRQFQNISKCDLDSLTIPFHNLIERERSDHTYIETEKVRYVYQPLDNIYIFLITNINSNIIEDLEIIKVLSQIIQDICQGNINESTILKKCFTIIFYIDELIKNGVREIVNTNQIKAYIEMESHEEKLQTLIRENKEKEEKERRKFIASKLEKDRQKKNKSNSISNNSFISNNIINNVEYNSNLIENFLYRSEDQPTIIDETFNSYKGMQLTNKKENVRILDVIDNSGIEHKSNINVNSIFDKPVNIYINENIICTLSSEGTLCDLDIQGVFNLQINNNKYSKIIIQLNNEYADKAKIHPILDKNKYNSNILELKDKNKNFRTSTVYPLLKWKINHLNDMYLPLNISCWPCEDNESTILNLEIENKMKNSNQNIYDLNVNLMCPSSSKPQVISKDQGIIQHDGILLNWHVDTLENNKNCQIEISVNSKPEHIFPFSVEAKSDVLAHNLNVLSVIDEDTNENIEYEIKKNITYLFTVNK comes from the coding sequence ATGACAGTGATAAGCGCTGTAATAAGTacgaaaaacaaaattttagTTTCACGCCAGTTTCAGAATATTAGTAAATGTGATTTAGACTCTCTAACAATTCCTTTTCACAACTTGATAGAAAGAGAAAGGAGTGAtcatacatatatagaAACCGAAAAAGTGCGTTATGTATATCAACCATtagataatatatatatttttttaataaccAATATAAACTCTAATATTATTGAAGatttagaaataataaaagtattAAGCCAGATTATTCAAGATATATGCCAAGggaatataaatgaatccacaattttaaaaaaatgttttactataatattttatattgatgagttaattaaaaatggcGTAAGAGAAATAGTAAATACGAATCAAATAAAAGCATATATTGAGATGGAATCACATGAAGAAAAGTTACAAACTTTGATAagagaaaataaagaaaaagaagaaaaagaaaggagaaaatttattgcatcaaaattagaaaaagatagacagaaaaaaaataaaagcaaCAGTATTAGTAATAATAGTTTTATATcgaataatattattaataatgtagaatataattcaaatttaatagaaaactttttatatagaTCTGAAGACCAACCAACTATTATTGATGAAACATTTAATTCCTATAAAGGTATGCaattaacaaataaaaaggaaaacgTTAGAATATTAGATGTCATAGATAATAGTGGAATAGAACATAAATCAAACATTAATGTTAATTCTATTTTTGATAAACctgttaatatatatataaatgaaaatattatatgtacaCTAAGCTCTGAAGGAACATTATGTGACTTGGATATTCAAGGGGTATTTAATTTACAAATcaacaataataaatactcaaaaattattatacaaCTAAATAATGAGTATGCAGATAAGGCGAAAATACATCCAATATtagacaaaaataaatataattctaatatattagaactaaaagataaaaataaaaattttagaaCATCTACAGTATACCCATTGttaaaatggaaaataaacCATCTTAACGATATGTATTTACCTCTTAATATTAGTTGCTGGCCATGTGAAGATAACGAAAGtacaatattaaatttggaaatcgaaaataaaatgaaaaattcaaatcaaaatatatacgaTTTAAATGTTAATTTAATGTGCCCATCTTCAAGTAAACCACAAGTTATTAGTAAGGATCAAGGAATTATACAGCATGATggaattttattaaattggCATGTTGATActttagaaaataataagaatTGTCAAATAGAAATATCTGTTAACTCAAAGCCTGAACATATATTCCCATTTTCTGTTGAAGCTAAGTCAGATGTTCTTGCACACAATCTTAATGTTCTTAGTGTTATAGACGAAGACACAAATGAGAATATagaatatgaaataaagaaaaacatAACCTATTTGTTTACTGTAAATAAGTAA
- a CDS encoding protein phosphatase PPM8 — translation MGGLCHELRLWKRISSKSVLLCLAILIISILVDNNNVLCQEKKTKKTITKSSKMDQIGKYKPIKYTSTGIIYDDLFAPYAKDENMMDNSFTNHLIYPNVIIDNHEDYKEYIKKQYMTCGSSSLIFEEVDDLNSPFLRKNDSNIYMTQWAANNPIEDRCYVSVIDLNEIELKPLKGTYTPKKSLQALFIKDFDELATNKMDNFIKFYKEHVETNKVMTPLPSHYTLDDDIDIFYDDNMHEPLSSHKSSSSIDAGKDAEDIYGLKDNQFIFSSVMDGHGGSTIADLLKRWLPVYVKKNLMEKIINGKLKPRDIISSIENAHVELDQDLLELNLDFNEERINYNASGSCALSVLMDKHSYYVSNVGDSRSILLRSDSFVVLNNTHNISEAEEKEKLIKEHPEDKKLILAKVTKNTVFPEVNQAIMPNSERCGPLGLFRPVRKQPTYIKGLLQCTRSFGDFFLKDKRFATKYIKKGSNFQEPFTFPYITSRPEVHAIRRTKADRYLVLVSDGVSNDLNDFNIYEIVNNFGFSIQEAAKILIGASIENHSSYAAFDRIMLASIEPNKRMYHDDSTVVILKLF, via the coding sequence ATGGGGGGATTATGCCACGAATTACGATTGTGGAAAAGGATTTCATCGAAGAGCGTACTATTATGTTTGGCGATTTTGATCATATCAATATTGGTCGATAACAATAATGTTTTATGCCAAGAAAagaaaacgaaaaaaacaataacaAAATCCTCCAAAATGGATCAAATAGGCAAATATAAGCCTATTAAATATACCAGCACAGGTATTATTTATGACGATTTGTTTGCGCCTTATGCtaaagatgaaaatatgaTGGATAATAGTTTTACTAATCATCTCATTTATCCCAATGTCATCATCGATAATCATGAAGACTACAAAGAatacattaaaaaacaatacaTGACATGTGGGTCTAGTTCTTTGATATTTGAAGAAGTAGATGATTTAAACTCTCCATTTCTCCGTAAAAATGATTCAAACATTTATATGACTCAATGGGCAGCTAACAATCCTATAGAAGATAGATGCTATGTAAGTGTTATAGATTTGAATGAAATAGAATTAAAACCTTTAAAAGGCACATACACACCTAAGAAATCACTTCAggcattatttataaaagatTTTGATGAGCTTGCAACAAACAAGATGgacaattttataaaattttataaagaaCATGTGGAAACTAATAAAGTAATGACCCCCTTACCTAGCCATTATACACTTGATGATGatattgatattttttatgatgataatatgCATGAACCATTGTCAAGTCATAAATCAAGTTCTAGCATTGATGCGGGAAAAGATGCTGAAGATATATATGGACTTAAAGATAAccaatttatattttcttctgtTATGGATGGGCATGGTGGTTCAACGATAGctgatttattaaaaagatGGTTACCTGTTTacgttaaaaaaaatttaatggagaaaataataaatggcAAATTAAAACCCCGTGATATTATATCAAGTATAGAAAATGCACATGTAGAATTAGATCAAGATCTTCTAGAATTAAATTTAGACTTTAATGAAGAAcgtattaattataatgcAAGTGGATCATGTGCATTAAGTGTTTTAATGGATAAACATAGTTACTATGTAAGTAATGTTGGTGATTCAAGATCCATTCTATTAAGATCAGATAGTTTTGTTGTACTAAATAATACTCATAATATTTCTGAAGCTGaggaaaaagaaaaattgataaaagAACATCCtgaagataaaaaattaattttagcGAAAGTTACTAAGAATACTGTTTTTCCTGAAGTAAATCAAGCTATAATGCCCAATAGTGAAAGATGTGGCCCATTAGGATTATTTAGACCAGTGCGCAAACAACccacatatataaaaggtTTATTACAATGTACAAGATCTTTTGGtgattttttcttaaaagATAAGCGATTTGCtactaaatatataaaaaaaggaagTAATTTCCAAGAACCATTTACATTTCCTTATATAACTAGTCGCCCAGAAGTTCATGCAATCAGAAGAACAAAAGCCGATAGGTATCTAGTCCTAGTATCAGATGGTGTCTCAAATGATTTAAATGACTTTAACATATATGAAattgttaataattttggATTTTCTATTCAAGAAGCTgcaaaaattttaattggTGCTTCTATCGAAAATCACTCCTCTTATGCAGCATTTGACCGAATTATGCTTGCTAGTATCGAACCCAATAAAAGAATGTATCATGATGATTCAACTGTAGTAATTCTTAAACTATTTTAA
- a CDS encoding PQ-loop repeat-containing protein produces the protein MKSPYFNVCSENFYHKENILSVLNSIFVHSIIIGAFFIKIPQIIKIFVSKNASGISFVSVYLDIFVASSLIVLSIRDNINLKLYLDTILIHAQNLLIVYFMWKYSNQYSKFIKIFKICLYIFYILFLIYGLPNALLPFIGIISIPIGSFSKFPQIRLNKKNKHTGSLSPITYSFLFLGNLSRMFVIFYNINNIIYMINCVFSAVLNFTILFQIFYYWKNTNKIIAKTKVE, from the exons atgaaatCGCCATATTTCAATGTTTGTTCAGAAAACTTTTAccataaagaaaatatattatca gTATTAAATAGCATATTCGTGCACTCAATCATTATTGGGgcttttttcataaaaattccacaaataataaaaatatttgttagTAAGAACGCTTCTGGCATATCATTTGTATCCGTATATTTAGAT ATTTTTGTAGCTAGTTCACTAATAGTCCTTTCGATAAGAGATAACATAAATCTGAAACTATATTTAGACACTATTTTAATtc ATGCGCAAAATCTTTTGatagtatattttatgtggAAATATAGCAACCAATACTCaaaattcattaaaattttcaaaatttgtttatatatattttatattttgtttctAATCTATGGATTGCCCAATGCATTGCTTCCTTTCATTGGAATAATATCTATTCCAATag GTAGCTTTTCCAAATTCCCTCAAATACGTttaaataagaaaaataagcaCACCGGAAGTTTATCTCCAATAACATACTCATTCCTTTTTCTTGGTAATTTATCCAGAATGTTtgtcatattttataatataaacaatataatatatatg aTAAATTGTGTTTTTTCGGCGGTCTTAAATTTCACTATTTTGTTCCAA ATTTTCTATTACTGGAAAaacacaaataaaattatagcTAAAACCAAGGTTGAGTAG